One window from the genome of Desulfomicrobium apsheronum encodes:
- a CDS encoding VOC family protein encodes MAAFTGINHLAMVTADMDKTVHFWRDLLGMRLVVGLGHPGYRHYFFEITDKDMIAFFEWPKVEPIAEKDHGAPVRGPAAFDHLSFGVESLEELGRLKDLLEANDFWASEFIDHGFIISLYSFDPNNIPIEFSYAVPEYDVHSHPIMIDSHPTPAALEGSKPRPERWRGAVPSDSDRGIYPGEAEAVRAAFIKKT; translated from the coding sequence ATGGCTGCATTCACGGGCATCAACCACCTGGCCATGGTCACGGCGGACATGGACAAAACGGTTCACTTCTGGCGGGATCTACTCGGCATGCGTCTTGTCGTCGGGCTTGGGCATCCCGGGTACAGGCATTATTTTTTCGAGATCACAGACAAGGACATGATCGCCTTTTTCGAATGGCCCAAAGTGGAGCCCATTGCCGAAAAGGATCATGGCGCCCCGGTGCGCGGGCCCGCGGCTTTCGACCACCTGTCCTTTGGAGTGGAGAGCCTTGAAGAGCTGGGTCGCCTCAAGGACCTGCTGGAAGCCAATGATTTCTGGGCTTCGGAATTCATCGACCACGGGTTCATTATTTCCCTGTACTCCTTTGATCCCAACAATATCCCCATTGAATTCAGTTATGCCGTGCCCGAATACGACGTTCACTCCCATCCGATCATGATCGACTCCCATCCGACACCGGCCGCACTGGAAGGCAGCAAGCCGCGTCCGGAAAGATGGCGCGGCGCAGTTCCTTCGGATTCGGACCGCGGTATCTATCCCGGCGAGGCCGAAGCCGTTCGCGCCGCATTCATCAAGAAAACATAA